In Gopherus flavomarginatus isolate rGopFla2 chromosome 1, rGopFla2.mat.asm, whole genome shotgun sequence, a single genomic region encodes these proteins:
- the LOC127053320 gene encoding olfactory receptor 52E2-like: MSESNITNFTNPSTFILLGIPGLEAAHVWISIPFCAMYIIAILGNFTILFIVKRESSLHVPMYYFLCMLAISDLGLSTSILPKTLSIFWFNSREIDFSACLTQMYFIHCFTVMESGIFVAMALDRYVAICHPLRHSSILTNTVVAKICLAVVLRSGMLVMPHPVLARRWPYCRTNIIPHTHCNHMAVVKLACADISVSSYHGLFVVFCGLSLDGIFIIVSYIQILRAIFSLPTKDALLKIFGTCGSHLCAISAFYIPVLFSSLTYRFGQSVPLYFHIFIANMYHLVPPMLHPIIYGVRTKQIWDRLLRLFTHEGM, encoded by the coding sequence ATGTCTGAGTCCAATATAAccaacttcaccaacccctccaccttcatcctgctgggcattcctggcctggaggctgcccatgtctggatctccatccccttctgtgcCATGTACatcatagccatcttggggaacttcaccatcctgttcattgtgaagaggGAGTCGAGCCTTCATgtccccatgtactatttcctctgcatgctggccatcaGCGACCTGGGCCTGTCCACGTCCATCCTGCCCAAAacactgagcatcttctggttcaattccagggagatcgatttcagtgcctgcctcacccagatgtacttcattcactgcttcacagtgatggagtctgggatcttcgtggccatggctttggatcgctatgtggccatttgccatcccctgagacattcctcCATCCTGACAAATACTGTGGTGGCCAAGATCTGCCTGGCTGTGGTGCTGCGCAGCGGCATGCTCGTAATGCCCCATCCCGTCCTGGCCAGGaggtggccatattgcagaaccaacatcatcccccacaCGCACTGCAATCATATGGCTGTGGTGAAGCTGGCTTGTGCTGATATCAGCGTGAGCAGTTACCATGGCCTCTTCGTGGTATTTTGTGGGCTCAGTCTGGATGGGATTTTTATCATTGTGTCCTATATCCAGATCCTCAgagccatcttcagcctccccacaaaggacgccCTGCTCAAGATTTTTGGGACCTGTGGCTCACATCTCTGTGCCATCTCAGCCTTTTACATCCCagttctcttctcctccctcacctaCCGGTTTGGGCAGAGTGTGCCCCTGTATTTCCACATTTTCATTGCCAACATGTACCACCTAGTGCCCCCCATGCTGCACCCCATCATCTATGGGGTGAGGACGAAACAGATCTGGGACAGGCTGCTCCGGCTCTTTACTCATGAAGGGATGTAA